TGTCGCTGCGTTTACAGATGATGAAGAACGTGAAACAACATTAGACCGCTTCATGCCGTTTCTTTTGGAAACACGCCTGCGTGAACTTGGTGCAAATGTAGTAACTGCTCCAAACTGGACCGATAATGTACAAGCAGATGGCAACCTAATAACAGGTCAAAATCCTCAGTCAACAATCAGTGTAGCAAAAGCAGTCGTGAAACAATTATTAAACTAAGATGTAAAAAAGCCTGTAGGACTACAGGCTTTTTTATTAACAGCATCAACAAAGACCGCCGTAGATAATGTGTATGTTTTGCTGTTTTGGACTAGAGAGATCCATCATCATACAAAAAATATGATGGTCAGTGTAATGAATACAAAAAGAGGGAAGCTTTTTATGGAGACTATTTTTTAAAAGAAATGAGGAAAAATGATGTCAGAAGTTATTATTAACGCCATTTTACAAGCCAAGCCAGGAAAAGAAGAAGAGCTTCGATCAGAGTTAGTAAAAGTTATTGAACCATCAAGAGAAGAAAAAGGATGTATTCAATACATTCTCCACCAGGATACAGACAAAGCAGGCACATTTGTTTTTTATGAGAAATGGAAAAGCAAAGAAGATGTTGAAGCTCACATTGAAACACCTCACTATCAACAATACAGACAGCAAACAGAACCGTTAATTGAAAGCAGAGCAGTACATCGTTTACAAGAAGTACGTTAA
The genomic region above belongs to Priestia megaterium and contains:
- a CDS encoding putative quinol monooxygenase, which codes for MSEVIINAILQAKPGKEEELRSELVKVIEPSREEKGCIQYILHQDTDKAGTFVFYEKWKSKEDVEAHIETPHYQQYRQQTEPLIESRAVHRLQEVR